AGGGCGTCCTCCGCGGTGGCGGGGCAGACGACCTTGAGGCCGGCCACGTGAGCGAACCAGCCCTCCGGGTTCTGGGAGTGGAAGGGGCCGGCGCCGACGCCGCCGCCGGAGGGTAGCCGCACCACCAAAGGGCAGGGTAGCTGCCAGCGATAGTGGAGCTTGGCGGCGACGTTGACCAGCTGGTTGAAGCCGCAGGAGATGAAGTCGGCGAATTGCATTTCCACCACCGGCCGATAGCCCAGCAGCGCCGCACCGGCGGCGATACCGAGGGTGCCGCTCTCGGCGATGGGGGTGTCCAGAACGCGGTCCGGCCAGCGCTGCCAGAGTCCGCGGGTGACCCGGAAGGCGCCCTCGAAGACGCCGATGTCCTGGCCCATGAGCACCACCCGGTCGTCCCGCTCCATCTCCTCCTGGAGGGCTCGATGGACGGCTTCCACGTAGGTGCTCTGGGGCCTTTCGGTGCTTGGGGATTCCTCGCTGGCCGGAGGGCCCTCCGGGGCCGCGGTGGGTGCGTCGGGGGTTGACTCCGGCACCGGGGCGAAGATCGGGCGCCGCGCGGTGGCGGATTCCGGTGGCGGGGAGTCGAGAGCCGCCGACAGAGCTTCCTCCACCAGCTCGCCGATGCGAGTGTCGAGCCGTTCGCGCACGGTGGCATCGAGGAGGCCCGCGGCTTCCAGGCGGCGAGCGAAGCCGGGGACCGGATCCGCCGCCACATAGGCCTCGAGCTCGTTCTCCGGCACTACCTTGAGGGAGTCGTCCCCTTCGCTATGACCGCGCATGCGGCCGAGCATCGCCTCGATGAGGGTGGGACCCTCACCGGCGCGGGCGCGGGCCACCGCTTCCGCTGCGACCTGGGCCACCGCCAGCGGATCGTTGCCGTCCACCTGCACGCCGGGGATGCCGTAGCCAGCACCGCGGGAGGCGAGGGATTCGCAGGCGTATTGGCTGCTCACCGGGGTGGAGAAGGCGTAGCGGTTGTTCTCTACCACCAGCACCAGCGGCAGCTTCCACACCGCCGCCATGTTGAGGCCCTCGTGGAAGTCGCCGGTGGAGGTTCCGCCGTCGCCGATGAAGTTCATCGCCACCCGCTGCTCGCCCTGGCGCTGGAGACCGAAGGCACAGCCGGCGGCCACCGGGATCATGGAGCCCAGGTGGCTGATCATCCCGACGTGGCGGATGCCCTGCTCCGGCGCCATGAAGGCGTAGTGGAAGGAGCGCTCGATGCCTTGGGAGAACCCGTCGGCGCGACCCAGCAGCTGACAGGCGAGGCGGTAGAGTAGGCGTACCGGATCGTCTCGACGCTGGTCCGGCTCGCCGAAGTCAAAGCCGGGGAAGGTGCGGGCCGGGTCCAGGTACACCGACAGGATGGCTCCCAGGTCTCGGTGCAACGAGCACAGCACATCCCCCGGTCCCAGAGCGAGGCCGCAGGCGACGGTGGTGGCTTCGTTGCCCACCTCGCTGTACCACTTGGAGATGCGGCCGGTGAGCAACAGCGACTCGAAGCGCGAGTCGAGGTCGCGGGCGAGCTTCATGAAGGCGTAATGACGGAGGGCTTCCAGGGAGCGATTCACGGTTGGGATACCTCGGGGGCAAAAGGAATGGGTGTGACGGCGGGGGTGGCGGGGATTTTAGAGGATCCGGCGCCGAGAGGCCAATCCCCCCGGGCCGCTGAGGCCCGATTCAAGAGCTGCGGAGGCTGGCGACCCGTTCTTCGAGGCTGATCCAATCCGGGTTCTCCGGATCCATCTGGCGCAGGATGCGCAGCGCCAGGCCGGCCTTCTCGGCCTCGCCGGCGGCGATGAACTCCTGGACCTGCTGGGCGCCGTAGATCACCGAGCGCTGGCGTTGGGCCAGTTGCTCCCGACGGTCGACGCGGTCCAGCAGCTGAGCCGGCAGCGGGCTTTCCGGCAGGGCTTCGCTAAGCTCCCGCACCACTTCCCGGGCCCCCTTCCAATCCTCCGCTTCCAGCCGCGCATCGATGCGTTGTTCGAATGGTTCGACGACCTCCAGGTCCCGCTGCCGGCTGCGCTCGGTGGCCAGTCGCTTTTCGTACAGGGTGAGGGTGACCTTGGCGACGCCGAGGTCCGTCAGCTGGCGGTAGATTTCGTCCGCTTTGTCGACATCGCCGTCGGCCAGGGCCGCTTCGAATTGCACGCTGTGGGTGGCGAATTCCTCGGTCTGGCTTTGGCGGGTGCTCAGCTCGTCGATCTCCGCCTGCAGCTGATCCGCCAGCTCGCCGGTGGGATCGTGGCGGGCGACGAGCTCCAGCTGTTTGCGGGCCCCCTTGACATTGCCCTGGGCCAGGGCTTCGCGGCCGGCTTCGAGGGCCTTTTGGGCGCGCTCCCCTTGCTGCTCTTCCTCTTTGATCAGCCGCACCCAATCCTGGAAGTCCTTGCGCCGCGGATGCTCCGGTTGGAGCTCCAGGAGGGCGTCGAGGGCGAGGGTGGCGAGCTTGGTCTTGCGCTCCTTGAGATAGCGCTCGACCATCGCTTCCGCCTCGCGGACGGCTTCCTCGGGGCTCATGCCAGCGGGCTCTTCTTCCTCAGGGCTCTCTGGGGCTGCTTCCGCTTCGTCCTCCTCCTCGGGCTCGTCCTGCACCGTCTGAAGGACCCGGGAGTCTTCAAGCGGAGCGGTCTCGGAAGGGTCCAAGGGCGTCAGCTCGGGTTCCGAAAGAGGAATCTCGGGCAGCTCTTCGCTGGGGGCGGCGGCCTCGGTGACGGCGGGCGGTGGCGGCTCCTCGGCTGGTGCTTCCCCGGTTGGCGCTTTCCCGGTTGGCGCTTCCCCGGGGGCGAAGTCCGGCAGCGACTCGGCTTCCGGGAGCTTCTCCGATTCCGGCGGTTGCGGCGCCGCCTCGGATGTCGGGGTGGGCGGCGTCGGGATGGGCGGCCCAGACGGTGGCCGGGGAGGAGGAATCCGGCTCGGGTCGACCTCCGCCAGCAGCTCCTTGAGCTCTACCAGACCGCTGGCCCGAGGATGGCTGGCCTCGAGCTCCTGGGCGATGCGCCGAGCTTCCTCCACCTTGCCGTCGCGGGCGGCCTCTTCCGCTTCCCCCAGCATGCGGGTGGTCTGCTTCATGCGCCGCGCCGCCCGATCGATCTGGGCGAGGAGGTCTTCGCGCTCCTGCTTCGAGATCAGGCTGCCGGAGCGCCGGGTCGCGCTCTCGGCGCTCTTGGGGGCCGGGGCGGCGGTGTTGGGGCGGCCGCCGAAACCTTCCAGCAGCGGCTCCAGGGCTTCGATGAAGGCGATGGCATCGCCGTAGCGGTCGTCCCGATCCCGGGCCAAGGAGCGGCGCACCACCAAGTCGAGCTCCGAGGGGACCTCCACCTCGGGGTTGCGGCCGACCATGGGCAGTGGCTCCTCGGTGAGGCGCTTGAAGACGGAGCCCGGGGCGTTCTCGGCATCGAAGGGGCTTTGGCCGGTGATCATCTCGTAGAGCACCAGGCCGAAGGAGTATAGGTCCGAACGCCGGTCCAGGCCTTCGCCCTTGAGGGCTCCGGCTTGCTCGGGGGAGCAGTAGCGCAGCTTGCCCATGAAGGTGCCCGCCTGGGTGACCTCGAGCTTGGGGTCCGGGGTCAGAGCCTTGGCCAGGCCCAGGTCGATGATCTTGAGCAGGTGCCGGCCACGGCGGTCGCGGGTGATCATCAAGTTGTCGGGGCTGACGTCGCGGTGGACGACCCCGGCGGTGTGGATCGCTTCCAGCCCGCGCAGGGCCTGGATCCCCAGCTGGAGCGCCAGGGGGATGGGAAAGCAGCCTTTGTCCGCCAGCCAGCGGCCGACGTCCTCGCCGTCGATGTACTCCCAGGCGGTGTAAAAGTGGCCGTCCTCCAGCCGTGCGTAGTCGTAGAGGATGGCGACGTTGGGGTGTTTGAGATCGGTGGCTAGCCGCGCTTCCCGCAGAAAGCGCTTCTGGGCGTCAGTATCCTCCGCCAGCTCTCGACGCAGGATCTTGAGGATCCGTTTCTGCTCCAGATGCAGATGGCGCACGAGGTAAATATCCCCCATACCGCCACTACCAAGGCGGTCCAAGACCTCGTACTTGCCGTCGAGAATGCTTCCTGTATTGCGTTCGTCCACGCGGGCTAATCTCCCTGGCCGCCTTCGCCGACCGTCGTACCGAGCCCCAGCCTGAGGGGGTATTGTACGGTACCCGGCTCCACCTTTCAGCCCTCGGGGCGTCTCGGCGTCCTTTTCCGTCAGCGGGAGATAAAAAAAGCGGGAGCCTTGAGGAGGGCTCCCGCGTGAGGAGAGAATGTCGTTCCATTCCCTGGGTCGATCAAGGACCCTTGCTGTGCGTGCGCCCTATAAGAAAGCAAGGGCGGTGCCAGCTTTCGGGAAATCCAGGAAAAAAATCAAAAAAAGTGACGGAGGCCCTGAGTCTGGGGGCTTGCGGGACTGGAATCGGGTTGGAGAAGGGCTCGGAATTCCTTGATGCCGGAAATCGCTCCCCTGGGAGATTCTCCACCCCCCGGGAGATTCTCCAGGGCGGTCGTCGGCCAGGGCCCGGGCCGGAGGACAGGGCGGCTAGGAAGGAAGCTCGATCTCGTAGTCGCGGATCTTCTTGCTCAGGGTCTTGACGTCGATGCCCAGGAGCCGCGCCGCCGGCGCCTTCTTGCCCTCGGTGTAGCGCAGCGTGCGCTCGATGTGCAGCCGCTCCACCTCCGCCAGGGGCACGGGGGCGGTGACCAGCTCGCCGGTCTGATTCTCGCGCAGGGAGGGGCGGATGTTTTGTGGCAGGTCGTCGGGCTGGATGATCTCTTCGGGCACCAGCAGGAGAAGGCCCTCGATGGTGTTGGCCAGCTCTCGCACGTTGCCCGGCCAAGAGTAGCTCTGCATCAGGCTCAGGGCGCTCTCGGAAAAGGTCTTGGGGGGCAGGCCGCGGCCCTGGAAGCGCTTGAGGAAGCCGTCTACCAGCTGCGGGATCTCCTCGCTGCGTTTGCGCAGGGGCGGCACCGTCAGGGTCACCACGTTGAGCCGGAAGAGCAGGTCCTCGCGAAAGTTGCCAGCGTCGACCTCTTTGCGCAGGTCCTTGTTGGTGGCGGCGATGATGCGCGCGTCGACCTTGCGCGGGGAGGTGCCGCCGACCCGCCGCAGCTCGCCGGCGTCCAGGACCTGGAGCAACTTGGCCTGCATGGCGTGAGTCATCTCCGCCACCTCATCGAGGAAGAGAGTGCCCTGGTCGGCGACCTCGAAGAGGCCCTTCTTGGTGGCGACGGCGCCGGTGAAAGCCCCCTTCTCGTGACCGAAGAGCTCGCTCTCCAGCAGGTGGTCCTGGAAGGCGCTGCAATTGATCGCGACGAAGCGCGCTTCCCGCCGCGAGCTGAGCTCGTGGATGAGCCGCGCCACCATGCCCTTGCCGGAGCCCGTCTCCCCTTGCATCAAGACCGTGGCGGTGGAGCTGGCGATGCGCTCCACCAGCTGCAACAGCCGCACCATGGCGGCGCTCTCGCCGAGCACCGGGGCGTTGAGCTGGCTAAACCCGGGAACCCGTTCGAGAATGGAGGAGACGGTGTCCTCGCTACGTACCGAGTCCGCCTCCTCGATGAGCTTGCGCAGGTCGTCGGTGCGCAGGGGCTTGGTGAGGAAGTCGTAGGCCTCGGGCTCGATGTCGACCGCGTCGAAGGCCTGGTCGTCGGCTCCTTCGGCGGAGAGCACCAGCAGGTCCGCGTCGCCGCTGTCGCCGTCGGCGCGGCGGTGGAAGCTCTCCAGGCGGCCGAAGGAGGGGATCTTGAGGTCCAGCAGCGCCTGGTCGTAGTCGCTCTCCCGGGGGGATTCGAGGGCGTCCTGACCGCTCTTCACCGCCACGATCATGCGGCCGGCATCGGGTAGGTCGCGCTCCAGAAGGATGCGCACCGGGCGCTCGTCGTCGGCGAGCACGACCTGGATGGATTTCCCGTGGCTCATAGGCGGC
This Acidobacteriota bacterium DNA region includes the following protein-coding sequences:
- a CDS encoding sigma-54 dependent transcriptional regulator, whose translation is MSHGKSIQVVLADDERPVRILLERDLPDAGRMIVAVKSGQDALESPRESDYDQALLDLKIPSFGRLESFHRRADGDSGDADLLVLSAEGADDQAFDAVDIEPEAYDFLTKPLRTDDLRKLIEEADSVRSEDTVSSILERVPGFSQLNAPVLGESAAMVRLLQLVERIASSTATVLMQGETGSGKGMVARLIHELSSRREARFVAINCSAFQDHLLESELFGHEKGAFTGAVATKKGLFEVADQGTLFLDEVAEMTHAMQAKLLQVLDAGELRRVGGTSPRKVDARIIAATNKDLRKEVDAGNFREDLLFRLNVVTLTVPPLRKRSEEIPQLVDGFLKRFQGRGLPPKTFSESALSLMQSYSWPGNVRELANTIEGLLLLVPEEIIQPDDLPQNIRPSLRENQTGELVTAPVPLAEVERLHIERTLRYTEGKKAPAARLLGIDVKTLSKKIRDYEIELPS
- a CDS encoding serine/threonine-protein kinase, translating into MDERNTGSILDGKYEVLDRLGSGGMGDIYLVRHLHLEQKRILKILRRELAEDTDAQKRFLREARLATDLKHPNVAILYDYARLEDGHFYTAWEYIDGEDVGRWLADKGCFPIPLALQLGIQALRGLEAIHTAGVVHRDVSPDNLMITRDRRGRHLLKIIDLGLAKALTPDPKLEVTQAGTFMGKLRYCSPEQAGALKGEGLDRRSDLYSFGLVLYEMITGQSPFDAENAPGSVFKRLTEEPLPMVGRNPEVEVPSELDLVVRRSLARDRDDRYGDAIAFIEALEPLLEGFGGRPNTAAPAPKSAESATRRSGSLISKQEREDLLAQIDRAARRMKQTTRMLGEAEEAARDGKVEEARRIAQELEASHPRASGLVELKELLAEVDPSRIPPPRPPSGPPIPTPPTPTSEAAPQPPESEKLPEAESLPDFAPGEAPTGKAPTGEAPAEEPPPPAVTEAAAPSEELPEIPLSEPELTPLDPSETAPLEDSRVLQTVQDEPEEEDEAEAAPESPEEEEPAGMSPEEAVREAEAMVERYLKERKTKLATLALDALLELQPEHPRRKDFQDWVRLIKEEEQQGERAQKALEAGREALAQGNVKGARKQLELVARHDPTGELADQLQAEIDELSTRQSQTEEFATHSVQFEAALADGDVDKADEIYRQLTDLGVAKVTLTLYEKRLATERSRQRDLEVVEPFEQRIDARLEAEDWKGAREVVRELSEALPESPLPAQLLDRVDRREQLAQRQRSVIYGAQQVQEFIAAGEAEKAGLALRILRQMDPENPDWISLEERVASLRSS
- a CDS encoding thiamine pyrophosphate-dependent enzyme; translated protein: MNRSLEALRHYAFMKLARDLDSRFESLLLTGRISKWYSEVGNEATTVACGLALGPGDVLCSLHRDLGAILSVYLDPARTFPGFDFGEPDQRRDDPVRLLYRLACQLLGRADGFSQGIERSFHYAFMAPEQGIRHVGMISHLGSMIPVAAGCAFGLQRQGEQRVAMNFIGDGGTSTGDFHEGLNMAAVWKLPLVLVVENNRYAFSTPVSSQYACESLASRGAGYGIPGVQVDGNDPLAVAQVAAEAVARARAGEGPTLIEAMLGRMRGHSEGDDSLKVVPENELEAYVAADPVPGFARRLEAAGLLDATVRERLDTRIGELVEEALSAALDSPPPESATARRPIFAPVPESTPDAPTAAPEGPPASEESPSTERPQSTYVEAVHRALQEEMERDDRVVLMGQDIGVFEGAFRVTRGLWQRWPDRVLDTPIAESGTLGIAAGAALLGYRPVVEMQFADFISCGFNQLVNVAAKLHYRWQLPCPLVVRLPSGGGVGAGPFHSQNPEGWFAHVAGLKVVCPATAEDAL